In one Gallus gallus isolate bGalGal1 chromosome 20, bGalGal1.mat.broiler.GRCg7b, whole genome shotgun sequence genomic region, the following are encoded:
- the LOC419335 gene encoding uncharacterized protein LOC419335: MHLSDWKGWSQDPPFPSPHLRVGSGGKCISLVIPAYLRLSEAQKHNQSPVPQTYRITAEEVSRSELTHPEAEQVALVLLKSVKLQQFVPAVKCRILRTFVPALPLVWDFTQPSWVRRGGDLSSACVGSNLPATTERIPTKNGCLHQPLCLVLGNLPVFLSLQHRAQHLQHYLGELQLLKKQRAVLAQLWGAGTAQHCQQCVELQDLFLLAYPDPSTPEEGLGVSASSLNSALHTGADFNPEIQAGVSLFPIPSFPYAD; encoded by the exons atgcatctgagtgactggaagggctggagccaggatccaccctttcccagccctcatttaagggttggcagtggaggcaagtGTATCTCACTGGTGATTCCTGCATACCTAAggctttctgaag cacagaaacacaacCAGAGTCCAGTTCCTCAGACTTACAGAATCACAGCTGAGGAAGTTTCCAG AAGTGAGCTGACACATCCTGAAGCAGAGCAAGTTGCCCTCGtgctgctgaagtcagtgaagcTTCAACAGTTTGTACCAGCTGTGAAGTGCAGGATATTGAGAACATTTgttccagctctgcctctggTCTGGGATTTCACTCAGCCCAGCTGGGTTAGAAGAGGAGGGGACCTCAG CAGTGCTTGTGTGGGGTCAAATCTTCCTGCAACTACAGAGAGAATTCCCACCAAAAACGGGTGCCTCCATCAGCCCCTCTGTTTGGTTCTTGGGAACCTGCCTGTGttcctttccctgcagcacagagcgcAGCATCTTCAGCATTATCT GGGGGAACTGCAGCTACTGAAGAAGCAGCGTGCAGTTCTTGCTCAGCTGTGGGGAGCTGGtacagcccagcactgccagcagtgtgtggAGCTGCAAGATCTGTTCCTCCTGGCTTATCCAGATCCCTCCA CACCAGAGGAAGGACTTGGAGTCTCTGCATCCTCACTAAACTCAGCTCTCCATACAGGAGCAGACTTCAATCCAGAAATTCAAGCAGGGGTCTCTTTGTTCCCTATACCTTCATTTCCTTATGCTGACTAG